In Paralichthys olivaceus isolate ysfri-2021 chromosome 1, ASM2471397v2, whole genome shotgun sequence, the following are encoded in one genomic region:
- the LOC109624980 gene encoding PWWP domain-containing DNA repair factor 3B isoform X2 gives MKGEPWKTRKRKSKKTPAKKVSNLASSPGSEESNPEPGSDFAIVPACSLLSTPKRGKRRTRQTQDVCWTSTPVRSSSTDHLTKISKSPPGAKQAGLEYTEAVEVDLPCCKSKSTTKRKTCDASQTRQLRKRVAKEPAKTCSETKGPQAKRQRGKRPRAEKGNLQKNTTSLSSKRSRPRFELKMPDLADKDESLLSSDLSIELSHHEEQLPALPFQEDEESEEEELPSFLTRMDKKPPSITEGAFVWHKVRNYPFWPALVKRMNRKQKKASIVFIDDPMIHTKKGFSVALKILKPFDCEEASELVLKAKEKYDAVIEWSMALITDYRIRIACGSFSGSFINYFAHDMSYPVRRKYPQTASEKLTITSESMVEEPCDDLKEASFSDQQGKVGRSSKRLLPDRTHAAHNRANEKLVYFIVKQHMVEGHLLAVIRGQQQSRWLRSFLTANRTRVVNPYLEDEKQLDQVFCYLNKIYETEIAADSCLAEVKAVESIPFVMDVLLPEAIIHAIAGVNNVSVKQAEEKYIKGRCISNRERQEFDLMIEQQIRKNHQNTALALLSDSLKLED, from the exons ATGAAAG GTGAACCttggaaaacaagaaaaagaaaatctaagaAGACACCCGCAAAGAAAGTCTCAAACCTTGCTTCATCTCCGGGCTCAGAGGAATCAAACCCTGAGCCAGGAAGTGATTTTGCCATTGTCCCAGCATGCTCCTTACTGAGTACTCCAAAAAGAGGCAAGAGGAGGACAAGACAGACTCAAGATGTCTGCTGGACCTCCACACCAGtacgcagctcctccacagatCACCTGACCAAAATCTCAAAGTCACCTCCTGGAGCAAAACAGGCAGGGCTAGAATACACTGAG GCAGTAGAGGTTGACTTGCCATGCTGCAAGTCAAAATCTACAACCAAACGCAAGACGTGTGATGCTTCCCAGACAAGACAACTCAGAAAAAGAGTGGCGAAGGAGCCAGCGAAGACCTGCAGTGAAACCAAGGGTCCACAAGCCAAGCGCCAGCGTGGCAAGAGACCGAGGGCTGAGAAAGGGAATTTACAGAAGAATACCACTTCTCTGTCGTCCAAACGCTCAAGACCAAGATTTGAACTAAAGATGCCTGACTTAGCAGACAAAG ACGAGTCTTTGCTGTCTTCGGATCTTTCAATAGAGCTGAGTCACCATGAAGAACAGCTGCCAGCTTTGCCTttccaggaagatgaggaaagtgaggaggaggagctacCAAGTTTCTTGACACGGATGGACAAAA AGCCTCCCTCCATTACAGAAGGAGCGTTTGTGTGGCACAAAGTTAGAAATTATCCGTTCTGGCCTGCACTG gtaaAAAGAATGAATCGTAAGCAGAAAAAAGCCAGCATTGTGTTCATCGATGACCCAATGATTCACACAAAGAAAGG gtTTTCCGTGGCTCTGAAAATCCTGAAGCCTTTTGACTGTGAGGAAGCCAGTGAGCTGGTG TTAAAAGCCAAAGAAAAGTATGATGCTGTTATTGAGTGGTCGATGGCCCTCATAACGGACTACAGGATACGGATTG CATGTGGCTCATTTTCTGGCTCCTTCATCAACTACTTTGCCCATGACATGA GCTATCCAGTGAGGAGGAAGTACCCACAGACTGCCTCAGAGAAACTAACCATCACCAGCGAGTCCATGGTGGAGGAGCCATGTGACGATCTTAAGGAGGCCAGCTTTAGTGATCAGCAGGGGAAGGTCGGCAGGAGTTCAAAGCGGCTGCTGCCAGACCGGACTCATGCCGCCCACAATAGAGCCAATGAGAAACTTGTATATTTCATCGTCAAGCAGCACATGGTGGAAGGACACCTTCTG GCTGTAATCCGTGGGCAGCAACAGTCCAGATGGCTTCGCTCCTTTCTGACTGCCAATCGAACACGGGTGGTGAACCCGTATCTGGAAGATGAAAAGCAGTTGGACCAGGTCTTCTGCTACCTAAACAAGATCTACGAGACAGAGATTGCCGCCGATTCTTGCCTGGCCGAGGTGAAAGCTGTAGAATCTATCCCCTTTGTTATGGACGTGCTTCTTCCTGAG gCCATCATCCATGCCATTGCTGGTGTTAACAATGTCTCTGTAAAACAGGCAGAGGAGAAGTACATTAAAGGACGTTGTATAAGCAACAG AGAAAGACAGGAGTTCGACTTGATGATTGAGCAACAAATAAGGAAAAACCATCAGAACACTGCACTTGCATTATTGTCTGACTCATTGAAATTAGAGGACtga
- the LOC109624980 gene encoding PWWP domain-containing DNA repair factor 3B isoform X1 — MKGEPWKTRKRKSKKTPAKKVSNLASSPGSEESNPEPGSDFAIVPACSLLSTPKRGKRRTRQTQDVCWTSTPVRSSSTDHLTKISKSPPGAKQAGLEYTEVITQFKAVEVDLPCCKSKSTTKRKTCDASQTRQLRKRVAKEPAKTCSETKGPQAKRQRGKRPRAEKGNLQKNTTSLSSKRSRPRFELKMPDLADKDESLLSSDLSIELSHHEEQLPALPFQEDEESEEEELPSFLTRMDKKPPSITEGAFVWHKVRNYPFWPALVKRMNRKQKKASIVFIDDPMIHTKKGFSVALKILKPFDCEEASELVLKAKEKYDAVIEWSMALITDYRIRIACGSFSGSFINYFAHDMSYPVRRKYPQTASEKLTITSESMVEEPCDDLKEASFSDQQGKVGRSSKRLLPDRTHAAHNRANEKLVYFIVKQHMVEGHLLAVIRGQQQSRWLRSFLTANRTRVVNPYLEDEKQLDQVFCYLNKIYETEIAADSCLAEVKAVESIPFVMDVLLPEAIIHAIAGVNNVSVKQAEEKYIKGRCISNRERQEFDLMIEQQIRKNHQNTALALLSDSLKLED, encoded by the exons ATGAAAG GTGAACCttggaaaacaagaaaaagaaaatctaagaAGACACCCGCAAAGAAAGTCTCAAACCTTGCTTCATCTCCGGGCTCAGAGGAATCAAACCCTGAGCCAGGAAGTGATTTTGCCATTGTCCCAGCATGCTCCTTACTGAGTACTCCAAAAAGAGGCAAGAGGAGGACAAGACAGACTCAAGATGTCTGCTGGACCTCCACACCAGtacgcagctcctccacagatCACCTGACCAAAATCTCAAAGTCACCTCCTGGAGCAAAACAGGCAGGGCTAGAATACACTGAGGTCATAACACAGTTTAAG GCAGTAGAGGTTGACTTGCCATGCTGCAAGTCAAAATCTACAACCAAACGCAAGACGTGTGATGCTTCCCAGACAAGACAACTCAGAAAAAGAGTGGCGAAGGAGCCAGCGAAGACCTGCAGTGAAACCAAGGGTCCACAAGCCAAGCGCCAGCGTGGCAAGAGACCGAGGGCTGAGAAAGGGAATTTACAGAAGAATACCACTTCTCTGTCGTCCAAACGCTCAAGACCAAGATTTGAACTAAAGATGCCTGACTTAGCAGACAAAG ACGAGTCTTTGCTGTCTTCGGATCTTTCAATAGAGCTGAGTCACCATGAAGAACAGCTGCCAGCTTTGCCTttccaggaagatgaggaaagtgaggaggaggagctacCAAGTTTCTTGACACGGATGGACAAAA AGCCTCCCTCCATTACAGAAGGAGCGTTTGTGTGGCACAAAGTTAGAAATTATCCGTTCTGGCCTGCACTG gtaaAAAGAATGAATCGTAAGCAGAAAAAAGCCAGCATTGTGTTCATCGATGACCCAATGATTCACACAAAGAAAGG gtTTTCCGTGGCTCTGAAAATCCTGAAGCCTTTTGACTGTGAGGAAGCCAGTGAGCTGGTG TTAAAAGCCAAAGAAAAGTATGATGCTGTTATTGAGTGGTCGATGGCCCTCATAACGGACTACAGGATACGGATTG CATGTGGCTCATTTTCTGGCTCCTTCATCAACTACTTTGCCCATGACATGA GCTATCCAGTGAGGAGGAAGTACCCACAGACTGCCTCAGAGAAACTAACCATCACCAGCGAGTCCATGGTGGAGGAGCCATGTGACGATCTTAAGGAGGCCAGCTTTAGTGATCAGCAGGGGAAGGTCGGCAGGAGTTCAAAGCGGCTGCTGCCAGACCGGACTCATGCCGCCCACAATAGAGCCAATGAGAAACTTGTATATTTCATCGTCAAGCAGCACATGGTGGAAGGACACCTTCTG GCTGTAATCCGTGGGCAGCAACAGTCCAGATGGCTTCGCTCCTTTCTGACTGCCAATCGAACACGGGTGGTGAACCCGTATCTGGAAGATGAAAAGCAGTTGGACCAGGTCTTCTGCTACCTAAACAAGATCTACGAGACAGAGATTGCCGCCGATTCTTGCCTGGCCGAGGTGAAAGCTGTAGAATCTATCCCCTTTGTTATGGACGTGCTTCTTCCTGAG gCCATCATCCATGCCATTGCTGGTGTTAACAATGTCTCTGTAAAACAGGCAGAGGAGAAGTACATTAAAGGACGTTGTATAAGCAACAG AGAAAGACAGGAGTTCGACTTGATGATTGAGCAACAAATAAGGAAAAACCATCAGAACACTGCACTTGCATTATTGTCTGACTCATTGAAATTAGAGGACtga
- the LOC109624980 gene encoding PWWP domain-containing DNA repair factor 3B isoform X3, whose product MKGEPWKTRKRKSKKTPAKKVSNLASSPGSEESNPEPGSDFAIVPACSLLSTPKRGKRRTRQTQDVCWTSTPVRSSSTDHLTKISKSPPGAKQAVEVDLPCCKSKSTTKRKTCDASQTRQLRKRVAKEPAKTCSETKGPQAKRQRGKRPRAEKGNLQKNTTSLSSKRSRPRFELKMPDLADKDESLLSSDLSIELSHHEEQLPALPFQEDEESEEEELPSFLTRMDKKPPSITEGAFVWHKVRNYPFWPALVKRMNRKQKKASIVFIDDPMIHTKKGFSVALKILKPFDCEEASELVLKAKEKYDAVIEWSMALITDYRIRIACGSFSGSFINYFAHDMSYPVRRKYPQTASEKLTITSESMVEEPCDDLKEASFSDQQGKVGRSSKRLLPDRTHAAHNRANEKLVYFIVKQHMVEGHLLAVIRGQQQSRWLRSFLTANRTRVVNPYLEDEKQLDQVFCYLNKIYETEIAADSCLAEVKAVESIPFVMDVLLPEAIIHAIAGVNNVSVKQAEEKYIKGRCISNRERQEFDLMIEQQIRKNHQNTALALLSDSLKLED is encoded by the exons ATGAAAG GTGAACCttggaaaacaagaaaaagaaaatctaagaAGACACCCGCAAAGAAAGTCTCAAACCTTGCTTCATCTCCGGGCTCAGAGGAATCAAACCCTGAGCCAGGAAGTGATTTTGCCATTGTCCCAGCATGCTCCTTACTGAGTACTCCAAAAAGAGGCAAGAGGAGGACAAGACAGACTCAAGATGTCTGCTGGACCTCCACACCAGtacgcagctcctccacagatCACCTGACCAAAATCTCAAAGTCACCTCCTGGAGCAAAACAG GCAGTAGAGGTTGACTTGCCATGCTGCAAGTCAAAATCTACAACCAAACGCAAGACGTGTGATGCTTCCCAGACAAGACAACTCAGAAAAAGAGTGGCGAAGGAGCCAGCGAAGACCTGCAGTGAAACCAAGGGTCCACAAGCCAAGCGCCAGCGTGGCAAGAGACCGAGGGCTGAGAAAGGGAATTTACAGAAGAATACCACTTCTCTGTCGTCCAAACGCTCAAGACCAAGATTTGAACTAAAGATGCCTGACTTAGCAGACAAAG ACGAGTCTTTGCTGTCTTCGGATCTTTCAATAGAGCTGAGTCACCATGAAGAACAGCTGCCAGCTTTGCCTttccaggaagatgaggaaagtgaggaggaggagctacCAAGTTTCTTGACACGGATGGACAAAA AGCCTCCCTCCATTACAGAAGGAGCGTTTGTGTGGCACAAAGTTAGAAATTATCCGTTCTGGCCTGCACTG gtaaAAAGAATGAATCGTAAGCAGAAAAAAGCCAGCATTGTGTTCATCGATGACCCAATGATTCACACAAAGAAAGG gtTTTCCGTGGCTCTGAAAATCCTGAAGCCTTTTGACTGTGAGGAAGCCAGTGAGCTGGTG TTAAAAGCCAAAGAAAAGTATGATGCTGTTATTGAGTGGTCGATGGCCCTCATAACGGACTACAGGATACGGATTG CATGTGGCTCATTTTCTGGCTCCTTCATCAACTACTTTGCCCATGACATGA GCTATCCAGTGAGGAGGAAGTACCCACAGACTGCCTCAGAGAAACTAACCATCACCAGCGAGTCCATGGTGGAGGAGCCATGTGACGATCTTAAGGAGGCCAGCTTTAGTGATCAGCAGGGGAAGGTCGGCAGGAGTTCAAAGCGGCTGCTGCCAGACCGGACTCATGCCGCCCACAATAGAGCCAATGAGAAACTTGTATATTTCATCGTCAAGCAGCACATGGTGGAAGGACACCTTCTG GCTGTAATCCGTGGGCAGCAACAGTCCAGATGGCTTCGCTCCTTTCTGACTGCCAATCGAACACGGGTGGTGAACCCGTATCTGGAAGATGAAAAGCAGTTGGACCAGGTCTTCTGCTACCTAAACAAGATCTACGAGACAGAGATTGCCGCCGATTCTTGCCTGGCCGAGGTGAAAGCTGTAGAATCTATCCCCTTTGTTATGGACGTGCTTCTTCCTGAG gCCATCATCCATGCCATTGCTGGTGTTAACAATGTCTCTGTAAAACAGGCAGAGGAGAAGTACATTAAAGGACGTTGTATAAGCAACAG AGAAAGACAGGAGTTCGACTTGATGATTGAGCAACAAATAAGGAAAAACCATCAGAACACTGCACTTGCATTATTGTCTGACTCATTGAAATTAGAGGACtga